One part of the Spirochaetota bacterium genome encodes these proteins:
- the rpsB gene encoding 30S ribosomal protein S2, producing MSVISMKALLESGVHFGHQTRRWNPRMAQFIFTARNGIHIIDLQKTMQRLKIAYAAMKEIAAKGGRVLFVGTKKQAQGAVKEYAQKCGQFYVSERWLGGLLTNYKTVSRSIQRLKELEQMEATGKWEAETKKEILELTRELERKRKVLEGIKDMDRLPDALFIIDPKREAIAVQEARKLGIPIFAVVDTNCNPDEIDYPIPGNDDAIRAIALFLEVMANAIIEGQSAGQVSGEAVEAKIDFVEEEAAEAKPEKDYAEEYADEFDEYEDDRR from the coding sequence TTGTCAGTAATATCAATGAAAGCTTTGTTGGAATCCGGGGTTCATTTTGGGCATCAGACACGCCGATGGAACCCTCGTATGGCACAGTTTATCTTTACTGCGCGTAATGGTATACATATCATCGATTTGCAGAAAACCATGCAGCGGCTTAAAATTGCCTATGCTGCAATGAAGGAAATTGCTGCAAAAGGTGGAAGAGTGCTTTTTGTGGGTACCAAGAAACAGGCACAGGGTGCAGTGAAAGAATATGCTCAAAAATGTGGCCAGTTTTATGTGTCAGAGCGCTGGTTGGGTGGATTGCTTACTAATTACAAAACTGTTTCGCGTTCAATACAGCGTTTGAAAGAACTTGAGCAGATGGAAGCTACCGGAAAATGGGAAGCTGAAACCAAAAAGGAAATTTTAGAGCTTACCCGTGAGCTGGAGCGCAAGCGCAAAGTGCTTGAAGGTATCAAAGATATGGACAGGCTTCCCGATGCGCTGTTTATAATAGACCCCAAGCGCGAAGCTATTGCTGTTCAGGAAGCGCGTAAATTGGGCATCCCCATTTTTGCAGTGGTTGATACCAATTGTAATCCGGATGAAATAGATTATCCCATTCCTGGAAATGATGACGCTATACGAGCTATAGCATTGTTTTTAGAAGTTATGGCCAATGCCATCATTGAAGGTCAGTCAGCAGGTCAGGTAAGCGGAGAAGCAGTAGAAGCAAAGATTGACTTTGTTGAAGAAGAAGCTGCCGAAGCTAAACCTGAAAAGGATTATGCTGAAGAGTATGCTGACGAATTTGATGAATATGAAGATGACAGGCGTTAA
- a CDS encoding ZIP family metal transporter — protein MLNTLLSYNPVLLALVATLFTWALTALGAAMVFFFSSINKKILNSMLGFAAGVMIAASFWSLLNPAIEMASSTGNTPWIPAVSGFLCGAAFLLIIDRILPHLHMGLAMDKAEGVKTSWQRSVLLVLAITIHNIPEGLAVGISFGALTSTADTGALAGAIALAIGIGLQNFPEGAAVSIPLRREGFSRIKSFQYGQFSGIVEPIAGVIGAYLVSVITPLLPYALSFAAGAMIFVVVEELIPESQTGNETDLSTIGAIIGFTIMMLMDVALG, from the coding sequence ATGCTTAACACTCTACTTTCATATAATCCTGTTTTACTGGCACTTGTTGCTACTCTTTTTACCTGGGCACTCACTGCTTTAGGCGCTGCAATGGTTTTTTTCTTTTCTTCAATAAACAAAAAAATACTTAACTCAATGTTAGGATTTGCAGCGGGTGTAATGATTGCTGCAAGTTTCTGGTCGTTACTCAATCCTGCAATAGAAATGGCAAGCTCAACAGGCAATACACCATGGATTCCCGCAGTATCAGGTTTTTTATGTGGTGCAGCATTTTTACTTATAATTGACAGAATATTACCCCATCTTCACATGGGTCTTGCAATGGACAAAGCTGAAGGTGTTAAAACCTCATGGCAACGAAGTGTTCTTTTAGTACTTGCTATTACCATACACAATATTCCTGAAGGACTTGCAGTAGGTATTTCTTTTGGTGCACTGACCAGCACCGCTGATACTGGAGCATTAGCAGGTGCTATAGCATTAGCAATTGGTATTGGGCTGCAAAACTTCCCTGAGGGCGCTGCTGTTTCAATTCCACTGCGCCGTGAAGGTTTTTCGCGAATTAAGTCTTTCCAGTACGGTCAGTTTTCAGGTATTGTTGAACCTATTGCAGGTGTGATTGGTGCATATCTGGTTTCAGTTATTACACCACTCCTACCGTATGCGCTGTCATTTGCTGCAGGTGCCATGATCTTTGTAGTGGTTGAAGAACTTATTCCTGAATCTCAAACCGGTAATGAAACCGACCTTTCCACTATTGGAGCTATCATTGGGTTTACCATCATGATGCTAATGGATGTTGCATTAGGGTAA
- the tsf gene encoding translation elongation factor Ts, with the protein MAEITSEMIKELREKTQAGMLDCKKALIECGGDMEKAVDYLRKKGLAAANKREGRVAKEGIVASYIHNNSKLGVLLELNCETDFVARNQDFQDLAKDLCMQVAAANPQYVSPEDIPAEVLEREKEIYREQLKESGKPANVIEKIVEGKLTKFYSEVCLLEQEFIKDNKVLIKDLIKNKIATYGENITVGRFVRFQIGQR; encoded by the coding sequence GTGGCAGAAATTACAAGTGAAATGATAAAAGAATTACGTGAAAAAACTCAGGCAGGTATGCTTGATTGCAAAAAGGCATTAATTGAATGTGGCGGCGACATGGAAAAAGCAGTTGATTATCTGCGTAAAAAAGGCCTGGCTGCTGCAAACAAACGTGAAGGACGTGTTGCTAAAGAAGGTATCGTTGCTTCCTATATCCATAATAACAGTAAGCTTGGCGTACTTTTAGAGCTTAACTGTGAAACTGACTTTGTTGCACGCAACCAGGATTTTCAGGATTTAGCAAAGGACCTGTGCATGCAGGTGGCAGCAGCAAATCCGCAGTATGTGAGTCCTGAGGATATACCGGCTGAAGTTCTTGAACGTGAAAAAGAGATCTATCGTGAGCAGTTAAAAGAAAGTGGTAAACCTGCAAATGTCATTGAAAAAATAGTTGAAGGAAAACTCACCAAGTTCTATTCTGAAGTATGCCTGCTTGAGCAGGAATTTATCAAGGACAATAAGGTATTGATCAAGGACCTCATTAAAAACAAGATAGCAACGTATGGTGAAAACATCACCGTTGGTCGTTTTGTACGCTTTCAGATTGGGCAGCGATAG
- the pyrH gene encoding UMP kinase: protein MESESSIKYRRILLKLSGEALAGQQKVGINPEIVSHIAREVKSAYELGVDVALVIGGGNIFRGSMGTSIGIERATGDYMGMLGTVINALAVQSVLENMKIPTRVMTAIEMRQVAEPYIRRRALRHLEKRRIIIFAAGTGNPFFTTDTAAALRAIEIGADLFLKATKVDGIYDKDPVKFPQAHKINAASYMDVLQQQLGVMDYTAVSLCMENKLPLVVFNLFDEGSLAKILKGEDIGTRIS, encoded by the coding sequence ATGGAATCAGAGTCATCTATAAAATACAGACGGATTTTACTTAAATTAAGTGGTGAAGCACTTGCCGGGCAGCAGAAGGTGGGAATCAATCCTGAGATTGTTTCCCACATTGCCCGTGAAGTGAAAAGCGCTTATGAATTGGGAGTGGACGTTGCACTGGTTATTGGTGGTGGTAATATCTTCAGAGGATCAATGGGAACATCCATTGGTATTGAGCGGGCAACCGGCGATTATATGGGAATGCTTGGAACAGTCATTAATGCACTTGCTGTTCAGAGTGTCCTTGAAAACATGAAAATACCAACACGGGTGATGACTGCTATTGAAATGCGCCAGGTTGCAGAACCTTATATACGCAGGCGTGCATTGCGTCACTTAGAAAAGCGAAGGATTATTATCTTTGCGGCTGGTACGGGAAATCCATTTTTCACTACCGATACTGCTGCTGCATTGCGTGCCATTGAAATTGGTGCAGACCTTTTCCTCAAAGCTACCAAAGTTGACGGAATTTACGATAAAGACCCGGTTAAATTCCCACAAGCGCATAAAATAAATGCTGCATCATATATGGATGTTTTACAGCAACAATTAGGGGTAATGGATTATACGGCAGTGTCATTGTGTATGGAAAACAAACTACCACTGGTTGTATTTAATTTATTTGATGAAGGATCTCTGGCAAAGATTTTAAAAGGTGAAGATATTGGAACACGGATTTCATAA
- the frr gene encoding ribosome recycling factor — translation MIKDILDDVKNRMQKSVQNLAKDFATIRTGRANPAIFDNVKVEAYGTEMPLNQVATISCPEPRLVVIQPWDRTNLSAIEKAILKSNLSLTPNNDGNIIRIQIPELTEERRKEYVKMIKQKAEECKVAIRNIRRDGNDMVKDLEKSKEISEDDAKNALDEIQKITDKFVAEVQTMTDGKEKEIMSL, via the coding sequence ATGATAAAAGATATTCTTGATGATGTGAAAAACCGTATGCAGAAAAGTGTTCAGAATCTGGCAAAGGATTTTGCAACAATCCGTACTGGCAGGGCAAATCCTGCAATCTTTGATAATGTTAAAGTAGAAGCATATGGTACTGAAATGCCATTAAATCAAGTTGCAACAATATCCTGTCCTGAACCACGGCTTGTGGTAATACAGCCATGGGACAGAACCAACTTAAGTGCCATTGAAAAAGCTATATTAAAATCCAATCTTTCTTTAACACCAAATAATGATGGCAATATTATTCGAATTCAGATACCTGAACTTACCGAAGAGCGGCGCAAGGAATATGTCAAGATGATAAAGCAAAAGGCAGAGGAATGTAAGGTTGCTATACGAAATATCCGCCGTGACGGCAATGATATGGTAAAAGACCTTGAAAAGTCCAAGGAAATATCAGAAGATGATGCAAAAAATGCACTGGATGAGATTCAGAAAATTACTGATAAATTTGTAGCTGAAGTACAGACAATGACTGACGGCAAAGAAAAAGAG